Proteins from a single region of Haloterrigena alkaliphila:
- a CDS encoding alpha/beta fold hydrolase → MAELSLEDGTLWYETRGDGHPLVFIHGGWMNGQSWRPQVDRFADDYEVVTLDVRGHGQTGATEPNQYSIELFTDDLEALLAHLGLEDPILCGLSLGSMVVQEYMDRHPDRAAGAILGGAVRSMPPMELPAGMKPFLSPLPALTTSLSLTGSKTTFRSMLCSIRATTGERWLTVKPEVQARAMDAVDEIERDEFRKVFGALYRYDPSDLSHVRTPTLVVHGEQEAPLVKRQGRQLVSEVADGDRLELSESGHLVNLDRPNAFNVASETFLEGCRAA, encoded by the coding sequence ATGGCAGAACTATCCCTCGAGGACGGAACCCTCTGGTACGAGACGCGAGGCGACGGCCACCCGCTGGTGTTCATCCACGGCGGCTGGATGAACGGACAGTCCTGGCGGCCCCAGGTCGACCGCTTCGCCGACGACTACGAGGTCGTCACGCTCGACGTCCGCGGCCACGGCCAGACCGGCGCGACCGAGCCGAATCAGTACTCGATCGAACTCTTCACCGACGACCTCGAGGCGCTGCTCGCGCACCTCGGCCTCGAGGACCCGATCCTCTGTGGGCTCTCGCTGGGCTCGATGGTCGTCCAGGAGTACATGGACCGCCACCCCGACCGCGCCGCGGGAGCGATTCTCGGCGGTGCGGTGCGCTCGATGCCCCCGATGGAGCTGCCGGCGGGGATGAAACCCTTCCTTTCGCCGCTACCGGCCCTGACGACGTCGCTGTCGCTGACCGGTTCGAAGACGACGTTCCGATCGATGCTGTGTTCGATCCGGGCGACGACCGGCGAGCGGTGGTTGACGGTAAAGCCGGAGGTTCAGGCCCGGGCGATGGACGCCGTCGACGAGATCGAACGCGACGAGTTCCGCAAGGTGTTCGGTGCGCTCTACCGGTACGATCCCTCGGACCTCTCGCACGTCCGGACGCCGACGCTCGTCGTCCACGGCGAGCAGGAGGCGCCGCTGGTCAAACGACAGGGCCGACAACTCGTCTCGGAAGTCGCCGACGGCGACCGACTCGAGCTCTCGGAATCGGGCCATCTGGTCAACCTCGACCGGCCGAACGCGTTCAACGTCGCGAGCGAGACGTTCCTCGAGGGCTGTCGCGCAGCCTAG
- a CDS encoding MaoC family dehydratase produces the protein MSSNCPESDASDTAVAPNNQWSSASSNQWSSVSKHVVNSYVEANNALLAAMGFSPSRSSEPNGEPSESTEEPVTPGRQPETADAPVAEVAFGDETWFMERSTDSCEDLAVGDYVRFTKPIEDTDVSAFAQVSGDTNRLHLVEEFADETQFGGRIAHGTLVAGTISAALARFPGLTVYLSQDLEFQAPVEIGETVTATCEIVELLGDTRYRLHTTVETADGETVIDGEAIVIIETQSDA, from the coding sequence ATGAGCAGTAACTGTCCGGAGTCCGACGCCAGCGATACCGCGGTAGCACCGAATAACCAGTGGTCGAGCGCCTCGAGTAACCAGTGGTCGAGCGTCTCGAAACACGTCGTCAACAGCTACGTGGAAGCGAACAACGCCCTCCTGGCGGCGATGGGGTTCTCGCCGTCCCGGTCGTCGGAACCGAACGGTGAGCCGTCGGAATCCACCGAAGAGCCGGTCACCCCGGGCCGGCAGCCGGAAACCGCCGACGCGCCGGTCGCCGAGGTCGCCTTCGGCGACGAGACGTGGTTCATGGAGCGATCGACCGATAGCTGCGAGGACCTCGCGGTCGGCGACTACGTCCGGTTCACGAAACCGATCGAAGACACCGACGTCTCCGCGTTCGCACAGGTCTCCGGCGATACGAACCGCCTCCACCTCGTCGAGGAGTTCGCCGACGAGACGCAGTTCGGCGGGCGGATCGCTCACGGAACGCTCGTCGCCGGGACGATCAGCGCCGCGCTGGCTCGCTTCCCCGGCCTGACGGTGTACCTCTCGCAGGACCTCGAGTTCCAGGCCCCCGTCGAGATCGGCGAGACGGTCACCGCCACCTGCGAAATCGTCGAACTGCTCGGCGACACCCGCTACCGACTGCACACGACGGTCGAAACGGCCGACGGAGAAACGGTGATCGACGGTGAAGCAATCGTCATCATCGAGACCCAGTCCGACGCCTGA
- the fdhF gene encoding formate dehydrogenase subunit alpha yields the protein MSSEGSDEVASHVDDVEAERRPTAVERLPSVPNVTDPRPSTPLTEQFETGTANDPDVRSGDGEDGMTRLTVDGTLVSVPPGSTIIDAIESVEPADEIAALCYYDRDTEQADAIGPRGECRTCTVHTDEHGLVTSCSHPVEEGMTVRTDEDDAAEAREVNLDLQLSDHNLRCTTCGQNGRCELQDTSIEQGVEEPRWGVFEDRDQYDPLDDTSSAIQIDRNKCILCNRCVEACNDVQVEGVLRMEGNGQDTRIAFQNGEDTFDESTCVSCGHCATVCPTGALVEQGLTDAATIPLPGFTQENSIGKVLESPKAETADQTEAPNRDLPYDVDGRGEPEEDLSGVARFMSIAKARAGDARRHASESLQRTGDRALEEFEHVAEGIASEAMPAGRLFDVATTIGDARLSRVDKAETTCNYCAVGCRFELYGKDGEVLGVRPAEPDSAPANDFSTCVKGKFGYDYVDADDRLEKPLIRKEDAPDGPVGRDGFREATWKEALERVYEGLSEIKEEHGSESLSVISSSKTTNEENFLCQKFARQVLGTPHVDNCARLCHSSTVAALQQTVGYGAMTNRINEDIAETDCYLITGSNTTESHPVLATRIKQNVREGADLIVIDPREMGLAEHADQYIRTTPGEDVAWMNGMMRYIIENDLHDEAFIEERTKHFDELKEKVEPFTPEQVEELTAVPAEELKEAAETIATADTCIFGWAMGLTQHNTGTRNVMSIANLALLTGNLGKPRAGLSAFRGQNNVQGGGGDMGPAPHTLPGYQDLADEEVLDKFGDAWGERPPNEIGLRLPEMFHAINDGELRGMFIMGENPVLSEPDVDNAEEGLENIDFLAVQDIFLTESAEYADVVLPAASAAEKSGTFTNTERRIQRVRPAVDSPGKAKPDQEILIQLARRFGYDWDYDEPADVMDEINDLVPIYGGVTYERLEEQTKGIQWPCFDEDHPGTPYLYEDEFNFEDGKARFVPADYAQPPDMPDEEYPLTLSSGRVLYHWHTGTMTRRVGTLMNHVPESFVTIHPEMADQLGVEDAEYVRVESRQGEIVVKATVEDTSDPGVVFIPMHFPQGAINKLTQHELDPTSFIPQYKVTSVRISPLEADPEEVSADVHPTPGQLEGQGGDPEDVGGRQADD from the coding sequence CCGATCCGCGGCCGAGCACGCCCCTTACGGAACAGTTCGAGACCGGGACCGCCAACGATCCGGACGTCCGTTCCGGAGACGGCGAGGACGGAATGACTCGGCTCACGGTCGACGGGACGCTCGTTTCGGTACCGCCCGGCTCGACGATCATCGACGCGATCGAGTCCGTCGAACCGGCCGACGAGATCGCCGCGCTCTGCTACTACGACCGCGACACCGAACAGGCCGACGCGATCGGGCCGCGCGGTGAGTGTCGGACCTGCACCGTCCACACGGACGAACACGGACTCGTGACGTCCTGCTCGCACCCCGTCGAGGAGGGGATGACGGTCCGGACCGACGAGGACGACGCGGCCGAAGCGCGCGAGGTCAACCTGGACCTCCAGCTCTCCGACCACAACCTCCGCTGTACGACCTGCGGTCAGAACGGCCGCTGCGAACTCCAGGACACCTCCATCGAGCAGGGCGTCGAGGAGCCCCGCTGGGGCGTCTTCGAGGATCGCGACCAGTACGATCCGCTCGACGACACCTCGTCGGCCATCCAGATCGATCGCAACAAGTGCATCCTCTGTAACCGCTGCGTCGAGGCCTGCAACGACGTGCAGGTCGAGGGCGTCCTCCGCATGGAGGGCAACGGGCAGGACACCCGCATCGCCTTCCAGAACGGCGAGGACACCTTCGACGAGTCCACCTGCGTCTCCTGTGGCCACTGCGCGACCGTCTGCCCGACCGGCGCCCTGGTCGAGCAGGGGCTGACCGACGCCGCGACGATCCCTCTCCCTGGCTTCACCCAGGAGAACTCGATCGGCAAAGTCCTCGAGAGCCCCAAGGCCGAGACGGCCGATCAGACGGAGGCGCCGAACCGGGACCTCCCCTACGATGTGGACGGGCGAGGTGAGCCGGAGGAGGACCTATCGGGCGTCGCCCGCTTCATGTCGATCGCGAAGGCCCGCGCCGGCGACGCGAGGCGCCACGCGAGCGAGTCTCTACAGCGGACCGGCGACCGCGCGCTCGAGGAGTTCGAACACGTCGCCGAGGGGATCGCCAGCGAGGCGATGCCGGCCGGCCGGCTGTTCGACGTCGCGACGACCATCGGCGACGCGCGCCTCTCGCGGGTCGACAAAGCGGAGACGACCTGCAACTACTGCGCCGTGGGCTGTCGGTTCGAACTCTACGGGAAGGACGGCGAGGTGCTCGGCGTCCGACCCGCCGAGCCCGACTCGGCGCCGGCCAACGACTTCTCGACGTGCGTCAAGGGGAAGTTCGGCTACGACTACGTCGACGCCGACGACCGCCTCGAGAAACCGCTGATCCGGAAGGAGGACGCGCCGGACGGCCCGGTCGGCCGCGACGGATTCCGCGAGGCCACGTGGAAAGAAGCCCTCGAGCGCGTTTACGAGGGCCTCTCCGAAATCAAGGAGGAGCACGGCAGCGAGTCCCTCTCGGTCATCTCCTCGTCGAAGACGACCAACGAGGAGAACTTCCTCTGCCAGAAGTTCGCCCGGCAGGTCCTGGGGACGCCCCACGTCGACAACTGCGCGCGGCTCTGTCACTCCTCGACCGTCGCCGCGCTGCAGCAGACGGTCGGCTACGGCGCGATGACCAACCGGATCAACGAGGACATCGCGGAGACCGACTGCTATCTCATCACCGGTTCGAACACGACCGAGTCCCACCCCGTCCTCGCGACGCGGATCAAGCAGAACGTCCGGGAGGGCGCCGACCTCATCGTCATCGACCCCCGCGAGATGGGGCTGGCCGAGCACGCCGACCAGTACATCCGGACGACGCCCGGCGAGGACGTGGCCTGGATGAACGGGATGATGCGGTACATCATCGAGAACGACCTCCACGACGAGGCGTTCATCGAGGAGCGGACGAAGCACTTCGACGAGTTGAAGGAGAAGGTCGAGCCGTTCACGCCCGAGCAGGTCGAGGAGCTGACGGCCGTCCCCGCCGAGGAACTGAAGGAGGCCGCGGAGACGATCGCCACCGCGGACACCTGCATCTTCGGCTGGGCGATGGGGTTGACCCAGCACAACACCGGGACGCGCAACGTGATGTCGATCGCCAACCTCGCGCTGCTGACGGGCAACCTCGGCAAGCCCCGGGCCGGTCTCTCGGCGTTCCGCGGCCAGAACAACGTCCAGGGCGGCGGGGGCGACATGGGACCGGCGCCGCACACGCTCCCGGGATACCAGGACCTCGCCGACGAGGAGGTCCTGGACAAGTTCGGCGACGCGTGGGGGGAGCGTCCGCCCAACGAGATCGGGCTCCGGCTCCCGGAGATGTTCCACGCGATCAACGACGGGGAGCTCCGGGGCATGTTCATCATGGGCGAGAATCCGGTCCTCTCGGAACCGGACGTCGACAACGCCGAGGAGGGGCTCGAGAACATCGACTTCCTCGCCGTCCAGGACATCTTCCTGACGGAATCGGCCGAGTACGCCGACGTCGTCCTCCCGGCAGCCTCCGCCGCCGAGAAGTCGGGCACGTTCACGAACACTGAACGGCGCATTCAGCGCGTCCGTCCCGCGGTCGACTCGCCCGGAAAAGCGAAACCGGACCAGGAGATCCTCATCCAACTCGCCCGCCGGTTCGGCTACGACTGGGACTACGACGAGCCGGCCGACGTGATGGACGAGATCAACGACCTCGTTCCCATCTACGGCGGCGTCACCTACGAGCGCCTCGAGGAACAGACCAAGGGCATCCAGTGGCCCTGCTTCGACGAGGACCACCCCGGCACCCCCTACCTCTACGAGGACGAGTTCAACTTCGAGGACGGGAAGGCTCGCTTCGTCCCCGCCGACTACGCCCAGCCGCCGGACATGCCGGACGAGGAGTATCCGCTGACGCTCTCTTCGGGTCGAGTACTGTACCACTGGCACACCGGCACGATGACTCGCCGGGTCGGGACGCTGATGAACCACGTCCCCGAGAGCTTCGTGACGATCCATCCCGAGATGGCCGACCAATTAGGCGTCGAGGACGCGGAGTACGTCCGCGTCGAGTCGCGACAGGGAGAAATCGTCGTGAAGGCCACCGTCGAGGACACCTCCGATCCCGGCGTCGTCTTCATCCCGATGCACTTCCCGCAGGGGGCGATCAACAAGCTCACCCAGCACGAACTCGACCCGACGTCGTTCATCCCGCAGTACAAGGTGACGAGCGTTCGCATCTCGCCGCTCGAGGCCGATCCCGAGGAGGTGAGCGCGGACGTTCACCCGACGCCGGGGCAGCTCGAGGGCCAGGGCGGCGACCCCGAGGACGTCGGCGGACGGCAGGCCGACGACTGA
- a CDS encoding uracil-xanthine permease family protein, giving the protein MTEQGDHVADGCSDGGLERDVTVSDEIEYGIDDRPPAAESFVLGVQHYLTMVGANIAVPLILAGAMGMPPDVTARFIGTFFVVSGIATLAQTTFGNRYPIVQGAPFSMLAPALAIIAVVTSGGVGGGGWEAALLQLQGAIIVAATVQVLMGYLGLVGKLRRFLSPVVIAPTIALIGLALFNAPQITAANQSWPLLGLTLGLILLFSQYLDVKARAFRLYPVILALVIAWVVAAALSTTGVIGSSHPGHVALGQITDTQFLLPIYPFQWGTPQLTIAFVVGMFAGVLASIVESIGDYYAVANLTGSAAPSEKRINHGIGMEGLMNVFSGIMGTGGSTSYSENIGAIGLTGVASRYVVQLGAVVMLVVGFLGPFGQLVATIPDPIVGGLFIAMFAQIVAVGVSNLRHVDLDSSRNTFVVGFALFVGLAIPAYMGNFESTIAFREAIGLEAALASFPVWLEAAAQAVVDTVYIIGSTGMAVGGLAALVLDNTIPGSREERGLAHWDRITEDESEFDSFWDRWVGTDRGQ; this is encoded by the coding sequence ATGACCGAACAGGGGGACCACGTCGCTGACGGGTGCAGTGATGGCGGACTCGAGCGGGACGTCACCGTCAGCGACGAGATCGAGTACGGTATCGACGACCGACCACCGGCGGCCGAATCGTTCGTTCTCGGCGTCCAGCACTACCTGACGATGGTCGGGGCGAACATCGCGGTCCCGCTGATTCTGGCGGGTGCGATGGGAATGCCGCCCGACGTGACCGCCCGGTTCATCGGGACCTTCTTCGTCGTCTCGGGGATCGCGACGCTGGCCCAGACGACCTTCGGGAACCGCTACCCCATCGTGCAGGGGGCGCCGTTCTCGATGCTCGCGCCGGCGCTGGCGATCATCGCCGTCGTCACGTCCGGCGGCGTCGGCGGGGGCGGGTGGGAGGCCGCCCTGCTCCAGTTACAGGGCGCGATCATCGTCGCGGCGACGGTACAGGTACTGATGGGGTATCTCGGCCTCGTCGGCAAACTCCGGCGCTTCCTCTCGCCGGTCGTCATCGCGCCGACCATCGCGCTGATCGGGCTGGCGCTGTTCAACGCGCCCCAGATCACCGCCGCGAACCAGAGCTGGCCCCTGCTCGGGCTGACGCTCGGCCTGATCCTGCTGTTCTCGCAGTACCTCGACGTCAAAGCTCGAGCGTTCCGGCTCTATCCCGTTATCCTCGCGCTCGTGATCGCGTGGGTCGTCGCCGCGGCGCTCTCGACGACCGGCGTCATCGGCAGTTCCCACCCGGGCCACGTGGCGCTGGGGCAGATCACCGATACGCAGTTCCTGCTGCCGATCTATCCGTTCCAGTGGGGGACGCCCCAACTCACTATCGCGTTCGTCGTCGGGATGTTCGCCGGCGTGCTCGCCTCGATCGTCGAGAGCATCGGCGACTACTACGCCGTGGCGAACCTGACCGGCTCCGCGGCGCCCAGCGAGAAGCGGATCAACCACGGCATCGGGATGGAGGGGCTGATGAACGTCTTCTCCGGGATCATGGGCACCGGCGGTTCGACCTCCTACTCGGAGAACATCGGCGCGATCGGGCTGACCGGCGTCGCCTCGCGGTACGTCGTCCAGCTCGGCGCCGTCGTCATGCTCGTGGTCGGCTTCCTCGGTCCCTTCGGCCAACTGGTCGCGACCATTCCGGACCCGATCGTCGGCGGACTGTTCATCGCCATGTTCGCCCAGATCGTCGCCGTCGGCGTCTCGAACCTCCGCCACGTCGATCTGGACTCCTCGAGGAACACCTTCGTCGTCGGCTTCGCGCTGTTCGTCGGGCTGGCCATTCCGGCTTACATGGGGAACTTCGAGAGCACGATCGCGTTCCGCGAGGCGATCGGGCTCGAGGCCGCCCTCGCCTCGTTCCCGGTCTGGCTCGAGGCCGCGGCACAGGCCGTCGTCGACACCGTCTATATCATCGGTTCGACGGGGATGGCCGTCGGCGGCCTCGCGGCGCTAGTACTGGACAACACGATCCCGGGCAGCCGCGAGGAGCGCGGACTGGCCCACTGGGACCGGATCACCGAAGACGAGTCCGAGTTCGATAGCTTCTGGGACCGGTGGGTCGGCACCGATCGGGGCCAGTGA